One window of Sphingobacteriales bacterium genomic DNA carries:
- a CDS encoding PKD domain-containing protein, with translation MVEPGFAPDISCAATVCEGTIAEYSTSADCETYEWTVTGGNLISGQGTPTITVEWTTPPLGSISLSAECGEEYCSMPTIVAIPIIGSSADIQGQTFFCANDVLQYNAPYFGGTQYVWTINPPTAGTILTGQNTNLIAIQWNDAPATLTLSYHNTLLNCGGVGALIVTPKPSFAINPIAPVCEGSTTTVSANSLLPFVWSVSGGEVVSGQNTNTVTILWNVPGTANISILPVNPDDFCNATAQTTATVVPYPQTPAISGAETVCPLQTYIYTASSEQVNTQFVWTVEGGTITAGQNSPTVSVQWNEAPPYLLSVVRQTMTGTVCTSEPAALSPTPLADSPFTVTGNATACPGSLQTYQITPALTGATYTWTVSPPDAALIAQGQGTGQVSVLFGNMPATSLTLSAAYCNLTAELVINIGVLPQPGILQADTLCTGSSIVLSAADLGGGPPYTGYLWKNASNTTISNLPTATINGEGVYSLQVTNESGCTGFTTHRVYQYTSPVAKILTAVNTNICIQFPPEIELYAIDGTNYAFEWTVDDVPVSGSNSPFLTHSGSGIVGNYPYQVLVTDTSNTCSVWSNLVTIHQVDCSGGIAPPDTVIVPPPPPMNCPPVAGFNIDFTLSTTGTDCNTVTLNATTSGDFTGFSVHWGEGSLQPFDGISETHTYSSLQVNIYKITLIGYFIHPVTGQPCFRTLMKTHEVPLAARFDIEPACLSSAWKFQDRSYYLPTTGITQWLWDFGDGTPPLDGTQTEMHTFTNSGTYTATLTISDGNCTVSSSNNYTVAALPNAQFTVSGGECAGNAQNFVPDENSLAAYFWQFGDGNTSGLSNPVYTYAAPGDYAVSLQTLNQQGCYSALQTQSITVAGAPEPQPVTASDTLFCAGLNATLTAPDGGVSYLWSSGQTTPSIIVSTSGNYSVQVTLPSGCVYTSPSVNIQVIPAPSATLSPASPVNICLGSSVTLQAPANENHTYVWSQNDNGLPYNTFINNGIQTVTVTDTITGCTASGSVEIIVHNNPSVPSITASATQLCEGQTADISVTAPSPQNTYLWTTGAAGTAITVNTTGTYGVYAVNSNGCVSDTSFLANINFVALPNAAAFPAGCYAICPGEPITLPQNTAETYQWYFNGLPLDGATGNSIVPQAEGAYWVVMTNSPNCTVTTEVLQLEFSDCTGPLPVSLVSFTGTIQPDGNLLKWTTASELNSAFFTLQFSADGNTFEDLTRLNAAGNSSSARHYESLHGQPYPLAYYRLMQTDFDGSTRQTGNVITLLRPQTTGSFALTHITPTPTQHMATLTYTTPNTQPITLHLYDLTGRLLQHETSGCEKTCFFAKTLIKTGYRIIPKAYTFDWSGDVFEVTTFVQNEKEC, from the coding sequence GTGGTAGAACCCGGTTTTGCGCCCGATATTTCGTGTGCCGCCACCGTTTGTGAAGGAACGATAGCAGAATACAGTACCTCTGCAGATTGCGAAACCTACGAATGGACGGTTACCGGAGGCAACCTCATCAGCGGGCAAGGTACTCCTACCATTACCGTTGAATGGACTACCCCACCTTTGGGCAGTATCAGCCTAAGTGCCGAATGTGGTGAGGAGTATTGCAGCATGCCTACAATTGTTGCCATACCCATCATCGGTAGTAGTGCCGACATACAAGGGCAAACCTTTTTTTGCGCAAACGATGTGTTGCAATACAATGCCCCTTATTTTGGCGGCACCCAATATGTTTGGACGATTAACCCACCCACTGCCGGCACCATCCTGACCGGACAAAACACCAACCTCATTGCCATACAATGGAACGATGCCCCTGCTACCCTTACCCTCTCTTACCATAACACTCTGCTCAACTGCGGCGGCGTTGGGGCTTTGATCGTTACTCCTAAACCTTCTTTTGCTATCAATCCCATTGCCCCTGTATGCGAGGGTAGTACCACTACTGTTTCCGCCAACTCGCTGCTTCCTTTTGTATGGTCTGTTTCGGGGGGTGAAGTGGTGTCGGGTCAAAATACCAACACTGTTACCATACTTTGGAATGTGCCCGGCACGGCAAACATATCTATATTACCGGTCAATCCCGATGATTTTTGCAACGCAACTGCCCAAACTACGGCAACGGTCGTGCCTTACCCGCAAACACCTGCGATTAGCGGGGCAGAAACTGTATGTCCGCTTCAAACCTATATTTATACCGCTTCCTCTGAGCAAGTCAATACCCAATTTGTCTGGACAGTAGAGGGAGGTACAATTACCGCCGGTCAAAACAGCCCGACCGTTTCGGTGCAATGGAACGAAGCCCCGCCCTATTTGTTAAGCGTTGTCCGCCAAACCATGACCGGCACCGTTTGCACATCCGAACCTGCTGCATTAAGCCCCACCCCGCTTGCCGATTCGCCTTTTACCGTCACCGGCAATGCCACTGCCTGCCCCGGCAGCCTTCAAACCTACCAAATAACCCCCGCACTGACCGGAGCAACCTATACATGGACGGTCAGTCCGCCCGATGCTGCCCTCATTGCCCAGGGGCAAGGCACCGGACAGGTTAGTGTCTTGTTCGGCAACATGCCTGCTACAAGCCTTACCCTCTCTGCCGCTTATTGCAACCTGACTGCCGAATTGGTCATAAACATCGGTGTATTGCCCCAGCCGGGCATTTTGCAGGCTGACACTCTCTGCACGGGAAGCAGCATTGTATTGAGCGCGGCAGACTTGGGCGGCGGTCCACCCTATACCGGCTATCTTTGGAAAAACGCCTCCAATACTACTATCTCCAACCTCCCGACTGCAACAATCAACGGCGAAGGAGTGTACAGCCTCCAAGTAACCAACGAATCGGGGTGTACGGGCTTTACCACGCACCGCGTCTATCAATACACTTCGCCGGTGGCAAAAATACTGACTGCGGTCAATACCAATATCTGTATCCAATTCCCCCCGGAAATTGAGCTATATGCCATAGATGGCACCAACTATGCTTTTGAGTGGACGGTGGACGATGTGCCGGTTTCGGGCAGTAATTCGCCATTTTTGACACATTCGGGCAGCGGCATTGTGGGCAATTATCCCTACCAAGTATTAGTTACCGATACTTCCAACACCTGTTCGGTTTGGTCGAACTTGGTCACCATACATCAAGTTGATTGCAGTGGCGGCATTGCTCCTCCTGATACGGTGATTGTACCGCCGCCGCCGCCGATGAACTGCCCTCCGGTTGCCGGATTTAACATTGACTTTACCTTATCTACAACGGGCACCGATTGCAATACCGTAACCCTCAATGCGACTACATCGGGCGATTTTACCGGCTTTTCCGTTCACTGGGGAGAGGGTAGTTTACAACCCTTCGACGGCATTTCGGAAACCCATACTTATTCAAGTTTGCAGGTAAATATTTATAAAATAACTTTAATTGGGTATTTTATCCATCCGGTTACCGGACAGCCGTGTTTTAGAACATTGATGAAAACACACGAAGTGCCGCTTGCCGCCCGGTTTGACATAGAACCGGCTTGTCTAAGCAGTGCATGGAAGTTTCAAGACCGTTCCTACTACTTGCCTACCACCGGAATCACCCAATGGCTTTGGGATTTCGGAGACGGTACCCCGCCGCTTGACGGCACGCAAACCGAAATGCACACCTTTACCAACTCCGGCACTTACACCGCCACGCTCACCATTTCCGATGGCAATTGCACTGTTTCGAGCAGTAACAACTATACGGTAGCCGCTCTACCCAATGCCCAGTTCACCGTATCCGGTGGCGAATGTGCCGGCAATGCTCAAAACTTTGTGCCCGATGAGAATAGCCTTGCCGCTTATTTCTGGCAGTTTGGGGACGGGAACACTTCCGGTCTGTCCAATCCGGTTTATACTTATGCGGCACCGGGAGATTATGCCGTTTCTTTACAAACCCTAAATCAGCAGGGCTGTTACTCCGCTCTGCAAACCCAAAGCATCACGGTTGCCGGTGCGCCCGAGCCGCAACCCGTTACCGCTTCCGATACGCTGTTTTGCGCCGGACTCAACGCCACCCTTACCGCTCCCGATGGCGGAGTTTCTTACCTTTGGTCGTCGGGGCAAACCACGCCTTCAATAATTGTCAGTACTTCCGGCAATTATTCGGTACAGGTAACGCTGCCGTCGGGATGCGTTTATACTTCACCCTCTGTCAATATTCAGGTCATACCCGCTCCTTCGGCAACCCTCAGCCCTGCATCTCCGGTTAACATCTGCTTGGGCAGCAGCGTTACGCTTCAAGCCCCTGCAAACGAAAACCATACCTACGTTTGGTCGCAAAACGACAACGGACTGCCCTACAATACCTTTATAAACAACGGCATCCAAACCGTTACTGTTACCGACACCATTACCGGTTGCACCGCTTCCGGCAGTGTGGAAATCATCGTCCACAACAACCCGTCCGTTCCCTCGATAACCGCCTCGGCAACCCAACTATGTGAAGGGCAAACTGCCGATATATCTGTTACCGCCCCCTCACCACAAAACACTTATTTATGGACTACAGGAGCTGCCGGCACAGCTATTACGGTAAATACTACGGGCACTTATGGAGTGTATGCGGTTAATTCGAACGGTTGTGTTTCCGATACCTCGTTCCTTGCCAACATCAACTTTGTCGCGCTGCCCAATGCCGCCGCTTTTCCGGCCGGATGTTATGCTATATGCCCTGGTGAACCCATAACCCTGCCGCAAAATACCGCCGAAACTTACCAATGGTACTTCAACGGCTTGCCTTTGGATGGCGCAACAGGAAATTCCATCGTGCCACAAGCCGAAGGCGCATATTGGGTAGTAATGACCAATTCCCCAAATTGTACGGTAACAACAGAAGTGTTACAATTAGAATTTAGCGATTGCACGGGTCCATTGCCCGTAAGCCTCGTTTCGTTTACCGGAACCATACAACCGGACGGCAACCTACTGAAATGGACAACCGCCTCCGAACTCAACAGTGCTTTCTTTACCCTTCAGTTCTCTGCCGATGGAAACACATTTGAAGACCTGACACGCCTCAACGCCGCAGGCAATAGCAGTTCTGCCCGCCACTACGAATCCCTACACGGGCAACCCTACCCACTCGCCTACTACCGCCTGATGCAAACCGATTTTGACGGCAGTACCCGACAAACAGGTAATGTCATCACCCTCCTCCGACCACAGACAACAGGCAGCTTTGCCTTAACCCATATCACCCCCACCCCCACACAACACATGGCCACCCTCACCTACACCACCCCAAACACCCAACCCATCACCCTGCACCTTTACGACCTAACCGGAAGGCTACTGCAACATGAAACGTCAGGCTGTGAAAAAACTTGTTTTTTTGCAAAAACTCTCATAAAAACTGGCTATAGAATAATCCCCAAAGCCTATACTTTTGATTGGAGCGGAGATGTTTTTGAGGTTACAACTTTTGTTCAAAATGAAAAAGAGTGCTGA
- a CDS encoding VCBS repeat-containing protein, with protein MKRLYVYMLIVLEILVADNVYSQTTFGPQQVIVQSETASATSVYAADLDGDGDLDILSASQDDNKIAWYENDGSGNFGTQKIISVAAHRAHAVYAADLDGDGDTDVLSASWSDNKIAWYENDGAGNFGAQQIITTTAGGARSVYAADLDGDGDMDVLSASSQDDKIAWYENDGAGGFGTQQIISTTADYAISVYLADLDSDGDMDVLSASQNDNKIAWYENDGAGNFGAQQIISTVADGARSVYAADLDGDGDIDVLSASFNDDKLAWYENDGFGNFGIQQIIFNSPGYPQGIYAAYAADLDGDGDLDIISTALSEKKIAWQENDGTGNFGQQQIISTSAHTPISVYAADVDGDGDMDVLSASQYDDKIAWYENDGNGILAFSN; from the coding sequence ATGAAAAGATTATACGTTTATATGCTTATCGTACTTGAGATATTAGTTGCCGACAATGTTTATTCACAAACTACTTTTGGCCCGCAGCAGGTGATAGTACAAAGCGAAACCGCTAGTGCAACTTCCGTTTATGCTGCCGATTTAGACGGAGACGGGGATTTAGACATATTATCAGCATCTCAGGATGACAACAAAATAGCCTGGTATGAAAATGACGGCTCAGGCAATTTTGGCACACAGAAAATCATCTCAGTTGCTGCCCATCGTGCACATGCCGTTTATGCCGCCGATTTAGACGGGGACGGGGATACAGACGTGTTGTCAGCTTCTTGGTCTGACAACAAAATAGCTTGGTACGAAAACGACGGGGCAGGAAACTTCGGAGCGCAGCAAATCATCACTACTACAGCAGGTGGCGCAAGGTCTGTTTATGCCGCCGATTTAGACGGGGACGGGGATATGGACGTATTATCTGCCTCTTCACAAGACGATAAAATAGCATGGTATGAAAACGACGGGGCAGGCGGCTTTGGTACACAGCAAATCATCTCCACCACTGCCGATTACGCAATATCCGTATATCTTGCCGATTTGGACAGTGATGGTGATATGGATGTGTTATCAGCTTCTCAGAATGATAACAAAATAGCCTGGTATGAAAACGATGGAGCGGGCAACTTCGGGGCACAGCAAATCATATCCACCGTTGCCGATGGTGCCCGTTCCGTTTATGCCGCCGATTTAGATGGTGACGGGGATATTGACGTGTTATCTGCCTCTTTCAATGACGACAAATTAGCTTGGTACGAAAACGATGGTTTTGGCAATTTCGGCATACAGCAAATCATTTTTAATTCTCCCGGTTATCCCCAAGGCATTTATGCCGCCTATGCCGCTGATTTGGATGGCGACGGGGATTTGGATATAATATCCACCGCTCTTTCTGAGAAAAAGATAGCATGGCAGGAAAACGATGGCACAGGTAACTTTGGTCAACAGCAAATCATCTCTACCTCTGCCCATACCCCAATATCTGTTTATGCCGCCGATGTAGATGGCGATGGGGATATGGATGTGTTGTCGGCTTCTCAATATGATGACAAAATAGCATGGTATGAAAACGACGGCAATGGAATTTTGGCATTCAGCAATTGA
- a CDS encoding VCBS repeat-containing protein, producing the protein MISISATTSARSVYTADLDGDGDLDVLSASYWDNKIAWYENDGTGNFGTQQIISTAADYALSVYAADLDGDGDIDVLSASESDDKIAWYENDGAGNFGTQQIISIAANGARSVYAADLDGDGDLDVLSASSDDKIAWYENDGAGNFGTQQIISLATDNPIFVYAIDLDGDGDLDVLSASYWDNKIAWYENDGTGNFDTQQIITISAINATAVYAADLDGDGDADVLSASSQDDKIAWYENDGAGNFGAQQIITTAANGARSVYAADIDGDGNLDVLSASQFDDKIAWYENDGLGNFGVQQIISLVANGAWSVYAADLDGDGDMDLLSASIADDKIAWYENLLYSPSVSDPPPL; encoded by the coding sequence TTGATTTCCATTTCCGCTACCACTTCTGCCAGGTCAGTTTATACCGCCGATTTGGACGGAGATGGAGATTTAGATGTGTTGTCGGCTTCTTATTGGGACAATAAAATAGCATGGTATGAAAACGATGGAACAGGCAACTTTGGTACACAGCAAATCATCTCCACCGCTGCCGATTACGCATTATCCGTATATGCTGCCGATTTGGACGGTGACGGGGATATAGATGTGCTATCGGCTTCTGAGAGTGATGACAAAATTGCATGGTATGAAAACGATGGCGCAGGCAATTTCGGCACACAACAAATCATCTCCATTGCTGCTAATGGTGCAAGGTCTGTTTATGCTGCTGACTTGGACGGAGATGGAGATTTAGATGTATTGTCGGCTTCTAGTGATGACAAAATAGCATGGTATGAAAACGATGGCGCAGGTAACTTCGGTACACAGCAAATCATCTCTCTCGCTACCGATAACCCCATATTCGTTTATGCCATCGATTTGGACGGAGATGGAGATTTAGATGTGTTGTCGGCTTCTTATTGGGACAATAAAATTGCATGGTATGAAAACGATGGCACAGGCAACTTCGATACACAACAAATCATTACAATTTCTGCTATTAATGCAACTGCTGTTTATGCTGCTGATTTAGACGGCGATGGCGATGCAGATGTTTTGTCCGCTTCTTCGCAAGATGATAAAATAGCTTGGTACGAAAATGACGGTGCCGGCAATTTTGGTGCGCAGCAAATCATTACCACCGCTGCTAATGGCGCAAGGTCTGTTTATGCTGCCGATATAGACGGAGACGGCAATTTGGACGTTTTGTCAGCTTCCCAATTTGACGATAAAATAGCTTGGTACGAAAACGATGGGTTAGGCAATTTCGGCGTACAGCAAATTATCTCCCTCGTTGCCAATGGCGCATGGTCCGTTTATGCCGCTGATTTGGACGGTGACGGAGATATGGACTTGTTATCTGCTTCTATTGCTGATGACAAAATAGCATGGTACGAAAACCTCCTATATTCTCCCTCCGTATCCGACCCCCCCCCCCTATAG
- a CDS encoding PKD domain-containing protein translates to MVRKPPIFSLRIRPPPPIAAFTTLPTPNATTTDTLIVCQGQPVQFLNQSENANAFMWEFGNGTTSTTANPSYTYPEPGTYEVTLTAYSNFPQPDVCEADAGEWVWGNVVGYTQNPDYVNIVVVSYENTVVQTFMMPLSLVDQQTIVNYYYQGIFNGAFYSVYSISYKPEEENPVIDFFNISSCMDIDTLTFCGYLQENVTTYLDEITGVYNTEIEVCKIPPVITYLKLTASDDSGVVVTDYGIFDNNCFAITIPNTQPGEVYELLIQECFNSICTDFFPSFICDTFITIPDTSPRPAQKDGESTASMVIVIEPGFAPQISCVATVCQGTIADYSTDADCETYLWEVSGGQILSGQGTPAISVEWTTPPLGSISLSAGCGEETCNQPTVAAVPVIGGTVTIEGQSNFCLNETLQYTAPYFGGTAYQWSIVPPSAGTILSGQGGNLITVQWGASAATLQLNYQNNLLNCGGSASLAVQPKPAFALNPVSPVCEGNSMSISANSMASFVWSVSGGEIISGQNSSQILLLCSASGSMTVSATPVNPNTFCNASAQTSFTVVPYPQTPATINGSTQICPLQTYTYSAAPLQPNTQFIWTVTGGTIIAGQNSPTVQVQWNDSVPNSLSVVRQTLTSPVCTSLPATLSVSTIDDATFTISGATTVCPNSQPTYLITPILPNATYTWSVIPSDEVELVQGQNSGTVSLLFGNSAAGTVTLSAAYCNIVATLPISIGAKPVPFITQTDTLCTGNSVQLSVSDLVGTEPYTGYLWKNSAGSAIGINPTTFITTEGVYSVQVTNTSGCVGLASHRVNQYTSPEAQAFVSSHVVCIQNPDDVDLIAIDGTNYAFMWIVNGSVISSANTPFLTHLGNDVEGSFVYRVLVTDTQNTCTKLSPPKTLTTFCVKREAVPAIQAIPLCRHRHPCNARLLPVISLILPSIPAPTTAIPLPSMPRHRVVSAVLR, encoded by the coding sequence ATGGTACGAAAACCTCCTATATTCTCCCTCCGTATCCGACCCCCCCCCCCTATAGCCGCCTTCACCACCCTTCCCACACCAAATGCCACTACAACCGATACCTTAATTGTCTGCCAAGGGCAACCGGTGCAGTTCTTAAACCAATCGGAAAATGCCAATGCTTTTATGTGGGAGTTTGGCAACGGCACAACTTCTACCACCGCTAACCCTTCCTATACCTATCCCGAACCGGGTACTTATGAGGTAACGCTGACTGCTTACAGCAATTTTCCGCAGCCCGATGTTTGCGAGGCTGATGCGGGAGAGTGGGTTTGGGGTAATGTGGTGGGTTATACTCAAAATCCAGATTATGTGAATATTGTGGTTGTTTCTTATGAAAACACAGTTGTACAAACATTTATGATGCCTCTTAGTTTGGTTGACCAACAAACCATTGTCAATTATTATTACCAAGGTATATTTAATGGGGCTTTTTATTCTGTATATTCTATTTCATATAAACCCGAAGAGGAGAATCCCGTAATAGACTTTTTCAATATCTCATCCTGTATGGATATAGATACATTAACTTTTTGTGGGTACCTACAGGAAAATGTTACAACTTATTTAGATGAAATTACCGGAGTTTACAATACTGAAATAGAAGTTTGTAAAATTCCTCCTGTAATCACCTATTTAAAACTTACAGCAAGCGATGATAGTGGGGTTGTAGTAACTGACTATGGAATCTTTGACAACAATTGTTTTGCTATTACAATACCTAACACACAGCCTGGAGAAGTGTATGAACTTCTTATTCAAGAGTGTTTCAATTCTATATGTACCGATTTTTTCCCTTCTTTTATCTGCGATACATTTATTACTATACCCGATACCTCCCCCCGCCCCGCTCAAAAAGACGGTGAAAGTACAGCATCCATGGTCATAGTAATAGAACCCGGCTTTGCTCCGCAAATCAGTTGTGTGGCGACCGTTTGCCAAGGTACAATTGCCGATTATAGCACCGATGCCGATTGTGAAACGTACCTGTGGGAGGTTTCGGGCGGGCAAATTCTAAGTGGACAAGGCACGCCGGCTATTTCCGTTGAATGGACTACCCCGCCCTTGGGCAGCATAAGTCTAAGTGCCGGATGTGGCGAGGAAACTTGCAACCAACCTACGGTGGCGGCGGTACCGGTTATTGGTGGCACGGTGACTATTGAGGGGCAATCTAATTTTTGCCTCAACGAAACGCTTCAATATACTGCTCCCTATTTTGGCGGCACAGCGTACCAATGGAGTATTGTTCCGCCGTCAGCAGGTACTATCCTGAGCGGGCAGGGCGGCAATCTAATTACCGTGCAGTGGGGGGCATCGGCTGCTACCCTACAACTCAATTATCAAAACAACCTATTGAATTGCGGCGGCTCAGCAAGTTTGGCAGTACAGCCTAAGCCTGCCTTTGCCCTAAACCCTGTATCTCCGGTGTGCGAGGGCAATAGCATGTCTATCAGTGCCAATTCAATGGCATCGTTTGTTTGGTCTGTTTCGGGCGGTGAAATCATATCGGGACAAAACAGTTCTCAGATATTGCTGCTTTGCTCTGCATCGGGCAGCATGACTGTATCGGCAACGCCGGTTAATCCCAATACTTTTTGCAATGCCTCTGCCCAAACCTCCTTTACCGTAGTTCCGTACCCCCAAACCCCTGCTACTATAAACGGCAGCACCCAAATCTGCCCATTGCAAACCTATACCTATTCCGCCGCCCCACTCCAACCCAATACCCAGTTTATATGGACGGTTACAGGCGGCACCATTATCGCCGGACAAAACAGCCCCACCGTGCAGGTGCAATGGAACGACTCCGTCCCGAACAGCCTGTCGGTTGTTAGACAAACGCTCACCTCTCCGGTTTGTACCTCGCTACCCGCCACGCTTTCGGTTTCGACTATTGACGATGCGACTTTTACCATATCCGGTGCAACCACCGTATGCCCCAATTCCCAACCAACCTATCTGATTACCCCCATTTTGCCGAATGCAACATATACATGGTCGGTCATACCATCCGATGAAGTGGAATTGGTGCAGGGTCAAAATTCGGGAACAGTTTCGCTATTGTTCGGCAATTCGGCTGCCGGAACGGTTACGCTATCCGCCGCTTATTGTAATATTGTTGCCACTTTGCCCATCAGCATCGGAGCAAAACCTGTTCCGTTTATCACTCAAACAGATACCCTTTGTACAGGCAACTCCGTCCAGCTTTCCGTTTCAGACCTTGTTGGCACAGAACCCTATACCGGCTATCTCTGGAAAAACAGTGCCGGCAGTGCGATAGGGATCAATCCAACGACTTTTATAACCACCGAAGGTGTTTACAGCGTACAGGTTACCAATACATCGGGTTGTGTTGGGCTTGCTTCGCATCGGGTTAACCAATACACTTCGCCCGAGGCACAGGCTTTTGTGTCAAGTCATGTCGTTTGTATTCAAAACCCGGATGATGTTGACCTAATTGCCATTGACGGAACAAATTACGCTTTTATGTGGATAGTAAACGGCTCCGTCATTTCAAGTGCGAATACGCCATTTCTCACCCACTTGGGCAATGATGTTGAGGGTAGCTTTGTCTATCGGGTATTGGTGACTGACACCCAAAACACCTGCACTAAACTATCACCCCCCAAAACATTAACCACCTTCTGTGTCAAACGGGAGGCGGTACCGGCAATCCAGGCGATACCATTGTGCCGCCACCGCCACCCTTGCAATGCCCGTCTGTTGCCGGTTATTTCTTTAATTTTACCCTCAATTCCAGCGCCAACAACTGCAATACCGTTACCCTCAATGCCTCGGCATCGGGTAGTTTCAGCAGTTTTACGGTAA
- a CDS encoding PKD domain-containing protein, translating into MGFQCRSYYLPTTGITQWTWDFGDGTPPFIGTQTEGHTYANPGVYTATLTITNGDCVTTGSKTITVAPLPNAGFTISGGECVGSSLQFLPDVPNLSSYFWQLGNGASTAQHNPAFAYTQAGEYQVSLQVQDNKGCSSDIQTQTLIVLDAPPTQSVTAADTIFCAGLSTTLTAPPDGVAYLWSNGQTTPEINVSTSGNYTVQVTLPDGCAYTSPLVQVQVTPNPTADISPTSPINFCIGDSVTLQVPFNENYIYQWSENNNGQAQNTYNLSGNIGVTRTDTLTGCTAIGTAQLIDNASPPKPIITASALQICEGQSVNFSIASSTDPLHTYHWTTGATGTGISVFTSGNYGVWAQNQFGCSSDTSLLLNVVVNPLPDAGIFPAGCYALCPGDVVSIPPNTAQNYQWYYNGNPLSGITGSSWIPEAEGAYWVVMSNGNCTVTSDVLQLVFIADCPPLPVSLITFTGTVLPHANQLQWTTAAEVNNAFFTLQHSPDGSRFTTLAQLTGAGNSSMAKNYEHLDSNPYPLTYYRLMQTDFDGSTRQAGNVITLLRSQTTGSFALTHIIPTPTQHTATLTYTTKNTQPVTLSLYDVTGRLLQHETLQATIGTNNHVLDMTKYPNGLYVVTLNNGVEVVSGKVVKE; encoded by the coding sequence TTGGGTTTTCAATGCCGCTCTTACTACCTGCCCACTACCGGCATTACCCAATGGACCTGGGATTTTGGAGATGGTACGCCCCCCTTCATCGGCACTCAAACCGAAGGACATACTTATGCCAACCCGGGTGTTTACACCGCCACCCTCACCATTACCAACGGCGATTGTGTAACCACCGGCAGTAAAACCATCACCGTCGCCCCGTTGCCTAATGCGGGTTTCACTATTTCGGGGGGTGAATGCGTGGGTAGTTCCTTACAGTTTTTACCCGATGTACCTAACCTTTCCTCCTATTTCTGGCAACTTGGCAATGGTGCTTCTACAGCTCAGCACAACCCTGCTTTTGCCTATACACAGGCGGGCGAGTACCAAGTGAGTTTACAAGTGCAAGACAATAAAGGTTGCTCCTCCGACATACAAACACAAACCCTAATCGTGCTTGATGCCCCTCCGACACAGTCCGTTACTGCTGCCGATACCATCTTTTGCGCCGGACTTAGCACCACCCTTACCGCACCACCGGACGGAGTAGCTTATCTATGGTCGAACGGGCAAACAACGCCGGAAATAAACGTTTCCACATCGGGAAATTACACCGTGCAGGTTACGCTACCGGACGGCTGTGCTTATACCTCACCTCTTGTGCAGGTGCAAGTTACACCCAACCCGACTGCCGATATTAGTCCCACCTCGCCAATTAATTTTTGTATAGGCGATAGTGTCACCCTGCAAGTGCCGTTTAACGAAAACTATATTTACCAATGGTCGGAAAACAACAACGGGCAAGCACAAAATACCTACAACCTATCTGGCAATATCGGCGTGACCAGGACCGATACCCTAACCGGCTGCACTGCCATCGGCACTGCCCAACTGATTGACAATGCTTCGCCACCTAAGCCTATCATTACCGCCTCCGCCCTACAAATATGCGAAGGGCAATCGGTCAATTTTTCCATTGCTTCGTCCACCGACCCCTTACACACTTATCATTGGACTACCGGAGCTACCGGCACAGGCATTTCTGTGTTTACTTCCGGCAACTACGGCGTTTGGGCGCAAAACCAGTTTGGTTGCAGTTCTGACACTTCGTTGTTGTTGAATGTGGTAGTCAATCCCCTGCCCGATGCCGGCATTTTTCCGGCGGGTTGCTACGCCTTATGTCCGGGTGATGTTGTCAGCATTCCACCCAATACCGCCCAAAACTACCAGTGGTATTACAACGGCAACCCCCTGTCGGGCATTACAGGCAGCAGTTGGATACCCGAAGCCGAAGGAGCTTATTGGGTAGTGATGAGCAACGGCAATTGTACCGTTACTTCTGATGTGTTACAATTAGTATTTATCGCCGACTGCCCCCCTCTCCCCGTTTCCCTTATCACCTTTACCGGAACCGTCCTCCCCCATGCCAATCAATTGCAATGGACAACGGCAGCGGAGGTAAACAACGCCTTCTTTACCCTACAACACTCACCGGACGGAAGCCGGTTTACCACCCTCGCCCAATTGACCGGCGCAGGCAACAGTTCGATGGCAAAGAATTATGAGCATTTAGACTCCAACCCCTACCCTCTCACCTACTACCGCCTGATGCAAACCGATTTTGACGGCAGTACGCGGCAGGCAGGCAATGTCATCACCCTCCTCCGCTCACAGACAACAGGCAGCTTTGCCTTAACCCATATCATCCCCACCCCCACACAACACACCGCCACCCTTACCTACACCACCAAAAACACCCAACCCGTTACCCTTAGTCTCTACGATGTAACCGGAAGGCTACTTCAACATGAAACATTGCAGGCAACCATTGGCACAAACAACCATGTTTTGGACATGACAAAGTATCCAAATGGTTTGTATGTGGTAACACTAAACAACGGGGTTGAGGTGGTTTCTGGGAAGGTGGTGAAGGAATAG